The Pseudoalteromonas sp. GCY genome includes the window GATAATTCAAAATGTCCATTACGGTCTAAACATGGATCAGGCATTTTACGAAAACGGCGAGGTCTATTTTGGTGATGGCGACTACCTCTTCTACCCTATGGTTTCCTTGGATGTAGTTGCCCATGAAATCGCTCACGGTTTTACCGAAGAGTATGGCTCAAATACGCCAAAATCAATGCTGACAGGCCAAGCTCGTGCCATCAATGAAGCCTTTTCTGATATGGCGGGTGAAGCAGCTGAATTCTTCTACTCTGGAGCGAATGATTGGAAAAGTAATCACGAAACGTTCCGCCTTGACGATGCACTGCGTTACTTCAAAACTCCTACGCTAGATGGAAATTCGATTGATCATGTTGAGGACTATGACGACTCAGTCACTTCTCACCATGGCGCAGGCGTATTTAACAAAGCTTTTTATTATCTCACTACCGCTGACCTAGACAACGAAACCTCACCGTGGAATACAAAGTACGCCTTTATCTTGTTTGCTAACGCAAATAAAAACTGCTGGACCAGCAATAGTACTTATCTTACTGGTGCTGATTGTGTAATGAGACAAACCCACACGGTGACTGATCAGCTGACTCAAGATGGGGTTAAAAAGCAAGATGGTAGCAACTGGCAAGCCACTGAATTACAAAACCACGTACGTAAGGCATTTGCACAAGTCGGTATAGGTCTGAAGGTTGACCGTGGACTCGAGAGCGAACTTGGTTTTGATCGTCAATTCTTAGCTTTTGACTTTAAGAACTTAACCCGTCGTGATGGCCAGCAAGTTTCGGCTAGTAGCAGCGAAGGCTGGCAATGGCAGTGGAATTTTGGTGATGGAAGTGCACAAAGTAGCGCCTTTGAGCCCACACATAACTATACTACTGCGGGCGAATACAATGTTGAACTGACCGCCATCGCCCCCTCAGGTCAGTCTGATACTTTTATGTTGCCTATTGAAGTTTTTGACGACTATTGCCCCGCGCAAGGCATCAATCATAGCAAGTACTACCTATCATCAGTTTCGTTGAACAGCTACAAAAATGATTCTACATCAAGCAATTATAGCGACTACTCATATGATGTAGTCGAAGTGAAGGATGGTAAAGCGCTCAATGTAACGCTAACCGCAGCGCCACACCCAGATACTCAAGACAAGACAAAGAACTTTTATGTCTGGTTAGACAAAGACAACGATGGTTTATTCCATAAGGCGGAAGAACTCGCACTTTTTGGCAGCAGTAAAACGCAATTGACTGGCGAGATCTCATTGAGTGGTGAGCTAAACCAAAGCTACCGCCTTCGTACTATGGTGTCATTTGGTCTAGTGAAATCCGCGTGTGGAGACATGTCTTGGGGTGAAGTTGAAGACTACACTGTGAAGCTCATTGAAAACACGGACCCTGTTGATTTAAGGGTCACCGCAAACCAAGGCATCAATCAGATTAGCTTTGATAACAATACAGTCGATGCACGTGTTAAACGTTGGCACTGGAAATTTGGCGATGGCACAACCAGTAGTGAAAAGTCGCCTATTCACCAATATGCGCAATCTGGCAACTATGCAGTCGAGCTAAAAGCATATGACAGATTCAACAAAGTAATTGGAAGCTGGAACAAACAAGTTCAGTTTAACACCACTATCACGGCAAGATTCACACCACGTAAATCCGGTAGCACTGTTTATGTAGATACGAATCAGAGTGTTATCCCTAAAGGTAGCACAATACAGTGGCAATTTGGAGATGGTGTCACATCCTCGGTAAGAGACACTCAGCACACCTATCAAGCCGATGGCGAGTACACGATCACACTCACAATTAATCATGCTGATGGCACACAATCTACCACTGAAACAGTGAAAATTGGCGAGACGAGCTTTACGCCTGATGTGAGCTACACGGTAAGCGAACAAGCAGACGGTACGTTTAAGGTCAGCTTCAGTAATACCACCACAAAACCTGATAATGCTTCAAGATACCCAGATGTAACATTGGAATGGAACTTTGGAGATGGCTCAACACTTACGCAAACTGGTAATTTTGGCCAAGACACCGAACACACTTATCAAGCCGCAGGTAACTTTAGCGCAAGCCTAACTATTAGTTACAACAAACCTATTTGGGATGATTGGGGAAGCCGAGTTACTGGTACCAAAAATATGCTGCTAGAGCTTAAATCAACACAACCTGTTGAATATTGCACGGCTGTAGGTCTGACCGATTATGAACACATCAGTAACGTGACTTTTAATCAAGATGGTCCATTTAGCAATGCACAGCAACCAGGTGTCGTTAATCCTAACAGTCCAATCAAGCTCTATGCCACACAGAATAATACTTATCGTATTGAGGCAGGTTATGCAGGCAATGAAGCCTTCGCTGAAAACTACCACATCTGGATAGATTTAAACGGCGACGGTCAATTTGGCGATGGCGATTGGAGAAACAACAAATCAGAGTTGCTGGTCATGGACTTTGACCAAACTAACCAAGACTACGGTAAAGGCTATGTTGAGGGTGAATTTAGCATTCCAAGCAATAAGCTGTCACAACCTGTCACAACGACTCGAATGAGAATTTTGCAGTATTACGGATTTAGCAGAGTGAATAGTATCGATCCTTGCTCTGACTATAGCAGTGCCGCGACCTCGGGGAGCGGAGAAATTGAAGACTACCTTGTAGAAATCTATAAGAATTAAGGAAAATAAAATGAAAAAACTAAACACAAAGGTGCTCATGCCGCTTGCAATCGCGTTAGCAGTCAGCAATGCGGTAGCTGCTAGCAACAGTGTTAATGAACAACCAACTACCACGGCGTCGAAACAGAAGTCTGGGCCTGCTGCAACTCAGGGTATCGCAGTAACTCAGCCAGACCAATTCGGGATCCGTAAACTCGATATGTCCAATCCGCAGCACTATCAATTGGCGAAGTCACGCTTAATCAAAGCAAACCGTATTGAGAGCGAGTTCCCACAGCTACACAAAACGCTAGATGTAGCAAAAGGACAGCACTTATCAGCCAAGATGAAAATGACCACCTCTGAAGTGCCGCCAGTTAGTGAAACTGAAGTGGATATCATTAAAGAAGCACATTTCTTCTTGGATATGAACTTAGCTATCTCATCTGATACAAACGAACCATATCTCATTGTACGTGCAAAAAGCTCACGCTTTGGTGGTACAAAAGCGACCTACATCGACTTGTTGTTAGAAGATGCAAATGGTAATCAGCTTGCGCCTTTAGGTTCTACATTTAATGTATTAGATGGTAAAGACACACTAGCAACTTCGACTATTTCACTGAAGTCATTGAAAGCAAACTTTCCCAACCTAGATACCATTTACGCAAGTTCATACGTTGAACTAGAGCAAGAAGATGGCACTATCAGTACGACGATGAAGTACACTGAATACCCATTCTCATGGGAGCACTTTGAAGCGCTGTATGGCTCTGCAGCACCAGCTGCAAAAGGTGAGGCTTCTGCACTTAACGTAGGGATCAGCTCATCTTTGGATACACGTCCGAAATATAATGCAACTGCGCCTATAGATAAAAACAACGACGCGGTTATTAAAATCTGTTTAAACCGTAGTCACACTGACTGTGACTATGCAGCAGATCAATACCGTGAACCGAATGAAATTACCGATGTAAATATCCCATTCAACGGCGAGTTACGTGTTCCTCACGAGATCACTGAAATCTATCCGACTGTAGGCGATTTGCCAAACGGTATAGATGAACCAACGAATATCTATCTACAAGAAGGTATCTATGGCGGCGCGACAAAGCAAAGCTATAAAGGGCTCGAAAACGCGGTTAAGCAATTTTCCGATTACTTGGAGTTCGAAGTTGATACAGTAAACCAAGAGTCGATTATCCGTTGGAATATTCCACGTTCTGAGGGCCGTTTTGGTAATGCCAAACTGTTCTCAAATATCGCTGAAGCAAACTGGTATATGACCTTTGCTGTTAAAGGTTATCCGTACTTTAAGAAAGGACGTGGTGGTGCCGTTGCATTCCAAGTTTCACTAACGTCAGAAACATCAACGCGTTTTGGTAACTTCTATAGTGAAGTATTACCTATGATGAAGCTAGGTTACAGTTGTCTTGCTACAGGCACAATGATCACCATGGCCGATGGCAAACAACTTGCTATTGAAGACATTGCAAAAGGCGATTTGGTATTAGGTGCGCTTGCTTCGAATACCCAAGTTAAAGAACCAATGCAAGTTATTGATGTGTCGGTTGGGATTGAAGCTATCAAGATGTATCGCGTAAAAGGCGCAGATGGCTCTGATATCTTAACTACTGAGACTCACCCAATTTCGACGTCAAATAAAGGAATTATTTGGGCGAAAGAACTTAAAGTTGGCGATCGTATCTTAACTGAGAATGGGTCGGTGCTGGTAACAAGCGTGACTAAAGAGAAGTATCGCGACAAGATTTATAACCTAAAACTTGCTCCAACAGCAGATTCTAAACTAGCTGAGTCACGTAACTTTGCCATGTTTGCCAATGGTATGGCGGTAGGCGATCTTGCTACACAAGATGAGTTCAACTACAAAGATCAGGACGTACGCATGTCAGAAGAAGAGATCCTTCAACGTCTTCCTGAAAAGTGGAAAACAGACTACATCAACAGCCTGAACTAATCGCTGCATCTGGCCTCTCCTATTGAGGGGCCATACTTCTCAGTAAGGAATTCAACATGAAATTTATACATTCTCCATTGGCACGTGCCATGGGGGTAGTGGGACTTTTTGCCTGCAGTTTTTCAGCTACTGCTGATCAAATTGCTAATCCAGAGTTCACTACCCAAGCAAATAACTCTGATTTAGACTCAGTGACACTCGGTACTGCTTACCATAGTGAAAAAGAAGGTTTTTATGCACTGCAAAGTGTGCTTGGTCGAGTTGATGAAACCTATGGCAATACCGAAATGGATTTTGTCGTCGGTGTAGATATGAGCTATAGCCAACTATCTAGCATGCTAGATGGTAACTTAGGCGCTGCACTTGATGTTCCAGTCATAAAAGTTGGCGTTGGCGCAAGCTACGCAAAACAAAACGCCGCAGATAACTACACCGGCACTTACACCCTATTTCTCTCCTTAAAACCGAAAAAACGGCTGTTAGTTGCGGATCCTCAGATAGGATTTGAACCAACACAAGCGGCGCTTGATTTGGTCAATGCTAACCCTGGAGATAAATTCAATAATATTGGTAATGAGTTTGTATCAGCGATTGAGTACGGCTCTCAAGTTATGATCAACCTCAAATTCCAATATAAAAATGACGAAGACAAAGTCAAATGGGGTGGTCAACTTGGTGTAGACTGGGCGGGTAAAGTCAGTGTCAGTGGTAAACTGCAAAAAGTTGACGAAAATGTGAAGCGTAACATCAAAATTACCGTTTCTGCGCTACAACTTGGTGGTGATCCAACTGAGCTACTGAAGGTGATCCCTAATCAACTCGTCAACTGTACAATGGAAAACCCAGCACCATGCTTTGATGTGTTTAAAAACAGCATCGATTACATCAAAACTAACTACGTTACTCAGTTTGATACCTTAGATAAATACAACGTTGGTCGAGTCTTAACACAAAGTTATACCGACTCAGGACCAAGCCTATCTCCCTTAGTACCTGATGATGTCTATCCAGCCAAAAGCATCTTGACTAAATTGGCATTAAAAAACATGAGTGATGATTGGGTACAGGCAATTCTCGACAATCGTCGTGCCGATAACCTACTCAATTACTACGCCAGTGAGCTGAATAACTCACATCGAACTGCATTAGAGACCATTCGCGATAATGCACTCTTTAACTCATTTATTCTGGCAGACGCCGTTGACTATTGTAAGCGTAATCCAATTGGTAATTACTGTCGCGATAGAGAGCTACAGACTCGTGGCCGCGTTCATCAGTATGACCGTAAATGGCTAGAATTATAAGGAATAAGACTATGTTAAAAGTCATGCTAACCAGCACATTAATTGCCTCATTCGCTGCCACAATAGCACCATCAGCGCAGGCAAATACGACTTTATTTGAATCTCGAGATGTACTTACGCCACAGCAAGCGTTAGGACGCTTTCAATGGTTGGAAAAGTGCTACCCAGGGTTATTGGTTGAAGTCTCTGATAATATCTTTGATCCCACAACTCCCATTCCAAATGATGAGAAAATAGCAAATCTTAAAAAAGTAATGCTATACAAAAATAGTACCCTCAGGACTGATGCAAAATACCTTACCTTTGGAGATGAAGACAATGCGAATCCAAAAAACTGGTTTGCGGGTAAATCGCCAACGACTTCTTGTTTGCAGATCCCATCAGATTATCGCATAAGCGCGGTGATGGTTACACCTGCAATGCCGAACTACTGCACCACTAAGTCTCGTGAACGTGCCTATGAGTTTATCCAGTCAGTCAAGTTTTCTAATCTTGAAAATACCAGTAGCAACACCTTTTACAGTAACTATGTTGGCGATACTGCGAAAATATATGCCGATAGAAGCTACCAGTTAACGTTAACCCCAGGATTTAGTAGCGCAGAAACATACCCGGAAACTTGGCATGTGTTTATTGACTGGAACCAAGATGGTGATTTTAACGATACAAAAGAAACCTTATTTGCAGGTGTTTCAGAACAAGCCGTTCAGGTAGAAATTACACCGCCAACGGGCGCTAAAAAGGGCATGACGAAAATGCGCGTTACCATGGATTATTTGGGTGGCAGCAATGACGCATGTAAAGAAGTAGACTCCGGAGAGGTAGAAGATTACCTCCTTTACGTGAAGTAATAGGTGGCAACATGAACTTATACAAACAGACTATCGCGGCACTTATTGCCGGCACTACACCTTTCGCATTCGCAGATTCCAGTTTTGTGAACGAAGCGGAATTAATGCAAAAAGCACAGAATGTGAATACCTTTCAAAGCGAGATCCCTGGATTGATGAACGATCACATTGTGCTAGGTACGGCTTATAACAGCGACCAAAAACGCTTTTTGAATGTTCAAACTGTCGCAGGGGAAACAGTTGAGACTCTCGGTAATACCCGAGTGCAATTTGAACTAGTAAACAATGGCAGCTATGACGAAGTACTCCGTCAACTCAACGGTAATGTTGATGTTGATGTTGGTTTTCCAGTCATTCGTGTGAAAGCTGGCGGTCACTTAGCCAAAGAAATGTCCTCGACTGAGTTTTCTAATACTTATACTTTCCAAGCATCGTTAACACCGAAAAAACGTGTACTTATGCCAGCGGATGCCAACATTGGTTACACCTTAACCCCGTCGGGTAATACACTAGCAAATGAGTACCAAAGTAAGCTAATGAGCATGGCTGGCGATGGATTTATCAGTGAGATTGAATACGGTGCACAGCTACTCATTAACATGAAAATTGAATACTTAAGTGAGCAGCACAAAAGTGAGATTGGTGGTTACTTAGGGGTAAGTTACGGTGCTGGTAATATTGGCATTAGCGTCGATGGTAAGCTTAATTATATCGACGAAGACCTTAAGAAAAGTGTGCGTATTACCGTCAGAGCTTTACAAAAAGGCGGTGATCCTAAACAGCTTCTCAGCATAATCCCTAACAATATTATCACTTGTTCGCTCGATAACTACGAGCCTTGCTTTACTTTATTTGAGCAAGCGGTGAACTATGCGAAGAACGACTTTGGTAATCAGTTTAATGCGCTATCTGATTACAACGTAGTGCGCTACAAGGCAACGCCTTACGAGATCAGCTCACAAGATGTACGTCGTTTAGATTCAGGTAATAAGGATATTCGCTTTGAAACCACTTACCGTACTTTATGGCTTGAAGATCAATTCAAAAAGTCGGTTAATCATGAACATCGTGCGCGTGGTGTACTTGCGCAATACGCTAGTTGGATGACGGATGTACAACGTCAAAAAGCAGAAGGCGTACAAGAAGCCGCTTACAACAATGCTTGGATTTATGAGCAATTTGCTCGAGTTTGTCGCGATAATCCTTATGGTACAGCTTGTACAGATGCGTGGAACGATTATCTAAATACCTGTAGTGGTAGTGGCGTCGGCTGCATACAAAACTACACGCTTGCCGATCTGAATATACCAGCTGATAACATGACGCAATACTTCAAATGTGAAAATGCCCGAGAAGCAACAGCAAACTTTGGGGTTGAAGAAAATCATGTATCACTTGGGTTTAGACAATTAGGCTGGGCACCTTCCTTTGTTGATGCAAATGACCCTGCTGCGGGCGTGATGGTCTGGCTACCATGTAAATCAGCCCTGCCAACCTATGGAACCGCTTTTGAAAATTAGTAAGTAGTAAAAACACTAAGATTCAATTAGTTCAATTGAGGTGTGGCAAGTAATAAACAATCGAATATTGAGTTATTACTTCCTCGCCTCTTCCCACAGTAAACCATTTACAGGAATTTATGTATGCACTTAAGAACCATATTAATAGTGCTCTTTGGCCTGTTAAGCTTTTATGCAAATGCACATACCTATTACTCTTTAAATACTGAGCATGAACAACTCGGACAGGGATTTGAACAGGAATTAGGCATACCGCTTGAATCGTGCCTCGATGGTCAGTGGCAATTTCAGGGTGGTAGCATGGGCGACTTGG containing:
- a CDS encoding PKD domain-containing protein, whose amino-acid sequence is MQGLKSLCVLASAISMYCHGAERVSLFNDTQKIAPTLQQKQSSFGDDSNQNYLLTLKTFAAQYTGHTLTFHQSQVGQTKQSHTITQKYQNIPIWNHDLVVLTDENGAVEQVYGDLIVNVAKDIPALTPASEEQLSATLDSVISQFTSERPRIFRRTSAEEVIYIDAQGKARHAAKLAFFTDFKSGPFKPQRILAFVDLTTNELISQSDVLQRVVYEGGSGPSGNDKVSRPDYQQADYVSYPPKTFVVAMETDAQQTNCLFDAKNVETRNYNHGTAQVNTPYSYNCSDSTRNDYKEYHGARSALNDAHHHGQTASLMFEAYLGHKPYFNKKIIQNVHYGLNMDQAFYENGEVYFGDGDYLFYPMVSLDVVAHEIAHGFTEEYGSNTPKSMLTGQARAINEAFSDMAGEAAEFFYSGANDWKSNHETFRLDDALRYFKTPTLDGNSIDHVEDYDDSVTSHHGAGVFNKAFYYLTTADLDNETSPWNTKYAFILFANANKNCWTSNSTYLTGADCVMRQTHTVTDQLTQDGVKKQDGSNWQATELQNHVRKAFAQVGIGLKVDRGLESELGFDRQFLAFDFKNLTRRDGQQVSASSSEGWQWQWNFGDGSAQSSAFEPTHNYTTAGEYNVELTAIAPSGQSDTFMLPIEVFDDYCPAQGINHSKYYLSSVSLNSYKNDSTSSNYSDYSYDVVEVKDGKALNVTLTAAPHPDTQDKTKNFYVWLDKDNDGLFHKAEELALFGSSKTQLTGEISLSGELNQSYRLRTMVSFGLVKSACGDMSWGEVEDYTVKLIENTDPVDLRVTANQGINQISFDNNTVDARVKRWHWKFGDGTTSSEKSPIHQYAQSGNYAVELKAYDRFNKVIGSWNKQVQFNTTITARFTPRKSGSTVYVDTNQSVIPKGSTIQWQFGDGVTSSVRDTQHTYQADGEYTITLTINHADGTQSTTETVKIGETSFTPDVSYTVSEQADGTFKVSFSNTTTKPDNASRYPDVTLEWNFGDGSTLTQTGNFGQDTEHTYQAAGNFSASLTISYNKPIWDDWGSRVTGTKNMLLELKSTQPVEYCTAVGLTDYEHISNVTFNQDGPFSNAQQPGVVNPNSPIKLYATQNNTYRIEAGYAGNEAFAENYHIWIDLNGDGQFGDGDWRNNKSELLVMDFDQTNQDYGKGYVEGEFSIPSNKLSQPVTTTRMRILQYYGFSRVNSIDPCSDYSSAATSGSGEIEDYLVEIYKN
- a CDS encoding Hint domain-containing protein — translated: MKKLNTKVLMPLAIALAVSNAVAASNSVNEQPTTTASKQKSGPAATQGIAVTQPDQFGIRKLDMSNPQHYQLAKSRLIKANRIESEFPQLHKTLDVAKGQHLSAKMKMTTSEVPPVSETEVDIIKEAHFFLDMNLAISSDTNEPYLIVRAKSSRFGGTKATYIDLLLEDANGNQLAPLGSTFNVLDGKDTLATSTISLKSLKANFPNLDTIYASSYVELEQEDGTISTTMKYTEYPFSWEHFEALYGSAAPAAKGEASALNVGISSSLDTRPKYNATAPIDKNNDAVIKICLNRSHTDCDYAADQYREPNEITDVNIPFNGELRVPHEITEIYPTVGDLPNGIDEPTNIYLQEGIYGGATKQSYKGLENAVKQFSDYLEFEVDTVNQESIIRWNIPRSEGRFGNAKLFSNIAEANWYMTFAVKGYPYFKKGRGGAVAFQVSLTSETSTRFGNFYSEVLPMMKLGYSCLATGTMITMADGKQLAIEDIAKGDLVLGALASNTQVKEPMQVIDVSVGIEAIKMYRVKGADGSDILTTETHPISTSNKGIIWAKELKVGDRILTENGSVLVTSVTKEKYRDKIYNLKLAPTADSKLAESRNFAMFANGMAVGDLATQDEFNYKDQDVRMSEEEILQRLPEKWKTDYINSLN
- a CDS encoding internalin; amino-acid sequence: MKFIHSPLARAMGVVGLFACSFSATADQIANPEFTTQANNSDLDSVTLGTAYHSEKEGFYALQSVLGRVDETYGNTEMDFVVGVDMSYSQLSSMLDGNLGAALDVPVIKVGVGASYAKQNAADNYTGTYTLFLSLKPKKRLLVADPQIGFEPTQAALDLVNANPGDKFNNIGNEFVSAIEYGSQVMINLKFQYKNDEDKVKWGGQLGVDWAGKVSVSGKLQKVDENVKRNIKITVSALQLGGDPTELLKVIPNQLVNCTMENPAPCFDVFKNSIDYIKTNYVTQFDTLDKYNVGRVLTQSYTDSGPSLSPLVPDDVYPAKSILTKLALKNMSDDWVQAILDNRRADNLLNYYASELNNSHRTALETIRDNALFNSFILADAVDYCKRNPIGNYCRDRELQTRGRVHQYDRKWLEL
- a CDS encoding GEVED domain-containing protein, with product MLKVMLTSTLIASFAATIAPSAQANTTLFESRDVLTPQQALGRFQWLEKCYPGLLVEVSDNIFDPTTPIPNDEKIANLKKVMLYKNSTLRTDAKYLTFGDEDNANPKNWFAGKSPTTSCLQIPSDYRISAVMVTPAMPNYCTTKSRERAYEFIQSVKFSNLENTSSNTFYSNYVGDTAKIYADRSYQLTLTPGFSSAETYPETWHVFIDWNQDGDFNDTKETLFAGVSEQAVQVEITPPTGAKKGMTKMRVTMDYLGGSNDACKEVDSGEVEDYLLYVK